The Streptomyces sp. V4I8 genome includes the window CGCGGCCTGCGGCCGGATCGGCAGACGGTTCACCGGGCGGCCCGTCGCGGCCCGTACGGCCGACGCGATGGCCGCCGGCGAGGTCACCACCGGTACCGCGCTCACCGCCTTCGCGCCGAAGGGGGCGACCACGTCGCGTTCCTCGACCAGCTTCACGATGCGGATGTCCGGGGCGTCCAGGGCCGTCGGCAGGGAGTAGCCCGTCAGGTCCGGGTGGCGGATCAGGCCGCGCGCCGAGCGCAGGTTCTCGGTGAGCGCGATGCCCACGCCCTGCGTCACGCCCGCCTCGATCCGCGCCTCCAGCTGGGCGGGGTTCAGCACCCGGCCGACGTCCTGGGCGAGCGCCAGCTCGACCACGCGAACCGAGCCCAGCTCGATGTCGACGTCGACGACCGCGCGGATCGCGCAGAAGGCCATGCCGACGAAGGCGTCGCCCTGGCCCGTCTCGTTCAGCGGTTCGGTGGGGTGGGGGCGGCACTGGGCCGTTGCCCACAGCTCCTTGCCCTCCAGCGCCTCGGTGACGGTGGTCGACAGGACGCCGTCGTACGAGGTGATCTTGCCGTCGGTGATCTGGAGCAGCTCGGTGGACATGCCGAACTTGTGCGCCAGGGGCTGGAGCAGCTGGGTGCGGACCATCTTGGCCGCCCGCTCCACCGCGCCGCCCGACACCCAGGTGTGGCGGCCGCGGCAGCCCGCGCCCGCGGGAGGCTGGTCGGTGTCGACGGGCGCCACGTGCACCTCGTCGATGCCCAGCGTGTCCTGGACGATCTGCCGGGCCAGCGTCGCGAAGCCCTGGCCCGTCTCGACCGCCGCGCACAGCACCGTCGCGACGCCGTCGTGGACCTTCACGGTCGCCGTGGAGACCTCGTCCGCGCCCTCGGCGCCGAGCATGTGCACCATGCCCAGGCCGTAGCCCACGCCGCGCCGCACGGCACCTGGTTCGCCCGCGCCCTCGGGGCCGCCGGGCAGCAGCCACTCCTCCTCGGGGGTGTCCTTGGGGAGCGCGGGCAGGGGGTAGTCCCGTACGGCCTGGAGCAGCTCGGCCACCGGGGCCGGGCAGGTCACCGTCTGGCCGGTCGGCAGGACGTCGCCGGTCGCCATGGCGTTGCGCAGGCGCAGCTCCGCCGGGTCGACGCCGAGCTTCTTGGCCAGCTTGTCCATCTGCGCCTCGTAGGCGGCGCACACCTGCATGGCGCCCTCGCCGCGCACATGGCCGGAGGGCGGGTTGTTGGTGCGGACGGCCCAGCCCTCGATGAAGGCGTTCGGGACGACGTACGGCCCGCACGCGAAGCCGACCGCGGCGGCCAGGGCCTCGGCGGACGTGTCGGCGTACGCGCCCGCGTCCAGCAGGATCTGCGCCTCGACCTTCACCAACCTGCCCTCGGCGTCCGCGTGGTGGCGGTACCGCAGCAGCGTCGGGTGCCGGTGCACATGGCCCAGGAAGGACTCCTCGCGCGTGGCCGTCAGCTTCACCGGGCAGCCGGTCTTCAGCGCCAGCAGGCCCAGCGGAAGCTGGAAGCCCTGGTCCTCGCGGTCGGCGGTGGCGCCGGGGACGCCGGTGACGACGACCTTGACGCGGTCGGGTTCCAGGCCGTAGCAGGCGGCGGCCCGGTCGCGGTCGGTGTGCGGGTCGGTCGAGGCCAGGTAGAGCTCCACGCCGCCGTCGGGGCGCGGTACGGCGAGGCCGGCCTCGGCGCCGATGGGGGCCGGGTCCTGGCGGCCGATGCGGTACAGGCCCTCGACCACGATGTCGCCGGCCGCGTCGGGGTCGCCGTGGCGCAGCGGGATGTGGCGGATCAGGTTGCCGTCGGGGTGCAGCGGCTCGGCCTCGAAGGCCTGTTCGGGGTCGGTCACCGGGTCGCGTACCTCGTACTCGACGATGACGGCCGCGGCGGCCAGCCGGGCGGTGTCCGGGTGGTCGGCGGCGACCGCGGCGATGGGCTCGCCGTGGTGGCGTACGACCTCGGAGGCGAAGACCGGGCGGTCCGCCTTGCCGCGGCCGAGCAGCGGGCTGCCGGGCACGTCCTCGTGCGTGACGACGGCCCGTACGCCGGGCATCTCGCGCGCGTGGGAGGTGTCGATGGACGTGATGCGCGCGTGCGGGTGCGGCGAGCGCAGTACGGCCGCCCACAGCAGGCCCTCGGCCCACAGGTCGGCCGCGTACGGGAACGTGCCCTCGGTCTTGGCGCGGGCGTCGGCGGCCGGCAAGGAGGCGCCGAGGCCGTGCGGGATCGGCTCGGGGGCGGGTGCTGCCTCCGCGGCTGTGGTCGCGGTGGCGGCTTCGTTGCTCACGCCTGGCCTCCGTCCTGTCCGTACGCCTGGTCATGCGGTCCCCTGGCGGCCCGTGGCTCGAACGCCGACGGGTTGACCCCGCCGGCCCCGGGGCCCGCCTGGTGAGGGATACGCGGCTCGTCGCCGTCGTGTTCGCCGTCGCCGGCCGCCGCGTGTGCCTCGCGTTCGGCGACGACCTCCTTGACGGCGTCCACCACGCCCCGGTAGCCGGAGCAACGGCAGAGGTTGCCGCAGAGTGCCTGGCGGGTCTCCATCTCGGTGGGCGCCGGGTTGCCCTCCAGCAGGTCGTGCACGGTCATCGCCATGCCCGGCACGCAGAAGCCGCACTGCACCGCGCCGCACCGCGCGAGCGCCCGCTGCACGTCGGAGGGCTGCCCTTCCTCGGCCAGGCCCTCGACGGTACGGACCTCGCTGCCGGCGGCGGTGACGGCCGGTACCAGGCAGGACGCCACGAGCCGTCCGTCGACCTGCACGTTGCAGGCCCCGCACTCGCCCTGCGAGCAGCCGTCCTTGGCGCCCGCGAGGCCGAGCCGCTCACGCAGCACGTAGAGCAGCGACTCGCCGATCCAGGCGTCCGAGACGGGCCGGTCGACGCCGTTGACGCGCAGGACGTAGGAGGCGAGGGGGTGTTCCTCGCCGGTGGGCGCCGGTACGTCGCCGGAGGCGGCCTGTGCGGGGTCCTCGGCGTCCTCCGGGGCCAAGTCGCCGCCCTTGGCGGGGGACGGGTCGGCGGAAGCCTCTGCCGGGCCCTCTGCGGCCTCTGGGGCGCCTTGGGCGTCCGTGGCGGCCTCAGTGGCTCCGGGAGCGTCCTGTGCGGCCTCTGGAGCGGCTTCCGCGGGGTCCTCGGCGGGCGGCGCGGCGGCGAACTCGGGCGCGCCACCGGCCGGCTGCTCGTGCGCGTGCGGGGCGCGCTGCTCGCCGGGCCGGTCGTCGGCGGGTGCGGCGTGCTGGTCGCCGGAGTACGCCCCCGGCAGGCCCGGCTGCCCGTGCGCATGCCCGGCGTCCGTCGGGTGCCCGGCTCCCGCCGCTTCCTCGGCCGTCGCCGCGGCCTCCGCCTGCTGTCCCCACGGCTGCCCGGTCGGCTGCGTGGCCCAGGGTGCGGACGCGCCGCCCGGCAGTGTGGCCGGAGGGGTTCCGCCCCACTGCTCGACGAGCGACGAGGTGGTGAACTCGCCCGATTCGTCCGGAAGGTCGCCGTTGGCAACGGGAATCGACCACTGTCCGGTGACGTCGTGACCGGACGCGGCGGCGGCCTCGTGCCCCGCCCGGCCGGCGTGGCCCTGGGCGGTCTCGGAGAAGTCCCACTGCTGGGTCGTCCCGGGGTTGTACGTGAACTGGCCGCCGCTCGTGTCCTGCGGCACCGCGTTCGGGTCGGGCCACTGGGCGCCGTCGGCGGGTGCGCCCGCGACCGGCCAGCCGCCCGGTGCCGCGGGGTCGACGCCCCCGGTCGATCCCGGCGCGACCGTTATCTGCGGGGGCACATAGCCGTGCCCGGGCGCGGCGAGCGGGGTGTCCGAGGAGGCCAGGAGGGCGTCGATGCCCCCTTCGGGGAGTTTGACGAAGGCGGTGGCGCCGTCGTCGTAGTCGCCCTGGGGCAGCGGGTCCCAGCGACCTCCGCCCCGGGGCGCGCCCTCTCCGTGCTGGTCGTCGGTCACGACAGCGCCCTCCCCAGTGCTCGTCGGGCCAGTGCGGCGACGGTGCGCCGCAGGTGCAGTACGGCGGGCGGATGCTGTGGTACGGAGCCGTCCTCGGCCGGGGCCGGGTCCGGGATGCAGGCCGCGGCGACGTACTCCCCGAAGGCGTTCAGCGCCTCGGGGACGATCGCGCGGTTGTTGTCCCAGTCGATCAGCTGGGCGACCCAGTGCTCGGCGTCCAGCGGCCTGAGCG containing:
- a CDS encoding 2Fe-2S iron-sulfur cluster-binding protein — encoded protein: MTDDQHGEGAPRGGGRWDPLPQGDYDDGATAFVKLPEGGIDALLASSDTPLAAPGHGYVPPQITVAPGSTGGVDPAAPGGWPVAGAPADGAQWPDPNAVPQDTSGGQFTYNPGTTQQWDFSETAQGHAGRAGHEAAAASGHDVTGQWSIPVANGDLPDESGEFTTSSLVEQWGGTPPATLPGGASAPWATQPTGQPWGQQAEAAATAEEAAGAGHPTDAGHAHGQPGLPGAYSGDQHAAPADDRPGEQRAPHAHEQPAGGAPEFAAAPPAEDPAEAAPEAAQDAPGATEAATDAQGAPEAAEGPAEASADPSPAKGGDLAPEDAEDPAQAASGDVPAPTGEEHPLASYVLRVNGVDRPVSDAWIGESLLYVLRERLGLAGAKDGCSQGECGACNVQVDGRLVASCLVPAVTAAGSEVRTVEGLAEEGQPSDVQRALARCGAVQCGFCVPGMAMTVHDLLEGNPAPTEMETRQALCGNLCRCSGYRGVVDAVKEVVAEREAHAAAGDGEHDGDEPRIPHQAGPGAGGVNPSAFEPRAARGPHDQAYGQDGGQA
- a CDS encoding xanthine dehydrogenase family protein molybdopterin-binding subunit, which gives rise to MSNEAATATTAAEAAPAPEPIPHGLGASLPAADARAKTEGTFPYAADLWAEGLLWAAVLRSPHPHARITSIDTSHAREMPGVRAVVTHEDVPGSPLLGRGKADRPVFASEVVRHHGEPIAAVAADHPDTARLAAAAVIVEYEVRDPVTDPEQAFEAEPLHPDGNLIRHIPLRHGDPDAAGDIVVEGLYRIGRQDPAPIGAEAGLAVPRPDGGVELYLASTDPHTDRDRAAACYGLEPDRVKVVVTGVPGATADREDQGFQLPLGLLALKTGCPVKLTATREESFLGHVHRHPTLLRYRHHADAEGRLVKVEAQILLDAGAYADTSAEALAAAVGFACGPYVVPNAFIEGWAVRTNNPPSGHVRGEGAMQVCAAYEAQMDKLAKKLGVDPAELRLRNAMATGDVLPTGQTVTCPAPVAELLQAVRDYPLPALPKDTPEEEWLLPGGPEGAGEPGAVRRGVGYGLGMVHMLGAEGADEVSTATVKVHDGVATVLCAAVETGQGFATLARQIVQDTLGIDEVHVAPVDTDQPPAGAGCRGRHTWVSGGAVERAAKMVRTQLLQPLAHKFGMSTELLQITDGKITSYDGVLSTTVTEALEGKELWATAQCRPHPTEPLNETGQGDAFVGMAFCAIRAVVDVDIELGSVRVVELALAQDVGRVLNPAQLEARIEAGVTQGVGIALTENLRSARGLIRHPDLTGYSLPTALDAPDIRIVKLVEERDVVAPFGAKAVSAVPVVTSPAAIASAVRAATGRPVNRLPIRPQAAVVTGQ